In the Syntrophorhabdaceae bacterium genome, TAGATAAGATTCCATCCCTCAACCTCCTGAGTTTTTTACAGCCCTTTCAGCCGCCTTGCCTTCTCCTTATTCCCAAAAGCAAATTCCATGCCACAACTCACTTGTTCATCTGGTTATTTTGTCTATATTATCCTCCTCCCCGAGGGCCTTTACAATCTTTTCCGAACCAGGTTCCGGGCGTCTTTTCAGCTTAACAATTTCTGCGAGCAAACATTACAACGCTCATTCTTCTTTATATCATAGACCCGGCATTTCATGTCATTTCCATTGAATAATAATAATCTACCGGCCAATGACGGCCTCTGGCCTGTAATTAATTTAACCGTCTCCAGGGCTTGCAGATTTGCTATCAATGCCGGAGTTATACCAAGAACACCCAGTCCCTGCGGCCCTTCAGGGTGAAAACAGGCAAGACAGGGGGTCTCTCCTGGGATAATGGTGGTAACCATACCCCGTAATCGTGAAACGCCACCGTAAACATAAGGTGTCCCCTGCTTAACACAGGCCGCGTTTAACACAAGCCGCCCGTTTAACCTATCCAACCCGTCCACTACTACCTGAGCACCGTCAATCACGCTATCAACGTTCTCTTCCGTTATCTCGGCGCATATCGGGGTAATCTCTATTGTGGTATTTAATCTGGACAACTTCTTCTTTGCGACCACCACCTTCTTTGCCCCCAGATCCTCTTCCCAGTATAACACCTGTCGATTCAAATTGGATAATTCCACCACGTCGAAATCAACTAAAGTGATATGGCCTACACCGGCAGCTGCCAGATATGTTGCCGAAGCACAGCCCAACCCGCCGACGCCGGCAATTACCACGTGGGAGTCCTTTAACCTTTTCTGCCCCTCTTCCCCGAAATCCGGAATGCGTAGCTGCCGGTCATATCTGACAAGTTCGTCCCTGTCCAGCATTGTTCCCGTGGTATCCGTTAACCGTCCCAGCGCCAGAGTACTTTTACCTTTACCCTGTCACCGTCTTTGAGCTTCGCATTGAGGCCGTGAGGGATAGCAACATAATCCTTACCGTTAATCAGGACATCGTAGTCCTCGTCCACGTCATTGGTACCGGGGTTGATCGGTTCAAAATCGACACCCGCCTGCCTGTATCTCTCTGCAAGTACGGTAAGCAGCGCCCGTAACGTCTCGCCTTCCATCGTCAGCTCAATCACCCCGCTCTCCCTGGCCTCCGGCCAGGGTGTATAAAGCCAGGGCATATTGATCGTGAGCAATCCCTCCCGGGTCACCTTCCCGGCGGGATTAATAATGACAATCAATTCAGAAAAACCCGGCAGTATCGCC is a window encoding:
- a CDS encoding HesA/MoeB/ThiF family protein produces the protein MLDRDELVRYDRQLRIPDFGEEGQKRLKDSHVVIAGVGGLGCASATYLAAAGVGHITLVDFDVVELSNLNRQVLYWEEDLGAKKVVVAKKKLSRLNTTIEITPICAEITEENVDSVIDGAQVVVDGLDRLNGRLVLNAACVKQGTPYVYGGVSRLRGMVTTIIPGETPCLACFHPEGPQGLGVLGITPALIANLQALETVKLITGQRPSLAGRLLLFNGNDMKCRVYDIKKNERCNVCSQKLLS